The genomic segment GAAAAAGCGCCGCATCAAATTGCCCCAGGCATTGCGCTCGCTTTTGGAACGCTTGGCATAGCCGTAACCAGGCAGGTCCACCAGGTAGAAGTGATCCGGGTGGACCAGGTAATAGTTTAAGCTCCGGGTCTTGCCGGGAACCGAGCTGGTCTTGGCCAGGCTCTTGCGGTTGGCCAGGCAGTTCAGCATGGAAGATTTGCCGACATTGGACCGTCCGGCCAGGGCGACCTGCGGAACGTTGATCTGCTCCATCTGTTCCAGAGTATAGATGGTTTTTTCCAGGCTGAGGGAGGCCGGATGTGGGCTTTGGAAATCGTCAGGACTTGTCATTGGAGGATTCCTGTACCATGATGCAAGGTTGTGGTGGGTGGCGAAAGAGGAGCCCATCGCACCCGCCTCCCCCTACCCGTGGACGATTAACACTGCAAGGAGAAACGCCGTGAAGCCGATCATCGTGATGGCCCTTGGAGTCCTGCTGGGCGCCTGCGCACCGCAAACCGCTGATCAGACCTGGATGTTCGCCGACCATGCCCCGAAACCGATGCTCCATGAGGTGGAGGTCACCGTGGCCATCGCTTTGGACCCGGTTATGGAGTATGCTGATGTTTGCCGGCAACTGGCCACGGTATCCAGGGAGCAGGGTGTTGAAGATCTGTTACACACTATTGTCGGACAAGCTCCGGTTCTGCGTCCGGCAGGGGGGCTTTTGGCGGAAAATTTGGCAGAGCCTCAGGAGCAGGTCAGTCCGGAAGATGGGGGGATGGTGGCATTTTCCGCTGATGCTGCGGGTGAGGCTTGTGATCCATGGTTGGACCCGGTGACCGGAATGGTCAGCCAGCGATCTCTTTTTGAGGCCCAATTGGTTCCCGAGCCTCGGTTCGGCGGGGTGATCGACGCCTTGCAGGATAATAAGACCATGGGCGGGATGCTCTCCCGGGCATACGTCACCCTTTGGGGTGATCCGGTGGGAAGCGAACCGGTTCCGGTTGTGATCGTTCAGCAGTCCAGGGGGCTGGATCAAGGCCGTGGGCAAGGCTTGGTGCAGGTTGTCGGCTCCGGGTTGATCACCCAGCTTGCGGATTCTTTCGGCCAGGTGCGTATTCTGGAGTCAACTCGGGAAATTTTTCCCGGAGATCTGTTTTTTCAGCTTCAGGTGCGATCCTCCGTGCGACCCATGGTCGGAGATCTGCTGCCCCTGGCTCCTGATGGTGACGAATAGTTTACGGAACTGATCGGCACAGTGCCGGCCGGTCCGTGGGAATGCCGCTTAGCGGCCGGCACTGTTCCAGACAGCGGGTACTCGCAATATATTTGGCGGCCACGTGTTCGACAGACTGCCAGGCTGTTATCCGGTCTGGGCTTTGATCCTTTCGTCGCGGGCCTTTTCCCGGTTCTTCTCGGCCAGGCGCATCTCTCGGCGGACCTTGGCTTCCTCGTACCGGCGCACTTCGTCCGGGGTGTCCGGACGATAGGGGCGGGCCGGAGTGGGGCGGCCCTTCTTGTCCAAGGCCACGAAGGTCAGATAGGCCGAGGCGGTATGCCGGATTTCTCCGGTCAGCAGGTTCTCGGCCTCCACCCGAACACCGACCTCGATGGACGTCCTGCCCACAAAGTTGACCCCGGCCTTGAGCATCAGCAAGTCACCGACATACGCGGGGTGATGGAAGTCCAGCCGATCAATGGATGCGGTGACGGCGTTGCCCCGAACATGACGAATGGCCACGATACCCGCGGCGGTGTCGATATGCTTCATGATGATCCCGCCATGGATGCTGCCGTAGGGATTGGCGTCCTGGGGCAGCATTTGGACGGCCATGGTCAGGGTTGATTCCGAGGGGCAAGTGCTGTGCATGGTGACTCCATGATGTGGGTAAGGGGAGCTGGTGAAGCGGACTGAGGTTTGTTTTGGTTGAATCTCGGTGACGTGCTTGTTGCGATTTTGCGTTGAATCTTTCATCCAAAAAGGGTGTCTTTCGTGTACCATCCACAGATTGATCCCGTGGCGTTCGCCATCGGGCCGCTTGAGGTCCGCTGGTACGGCCTGATGTACCTGGTCGGCTTCCTGGCAGCCTGGCTACTGGGTCATTTGCGAGCCAAGCGGCCTGGTTCGGGGTGGAATCCACAGGAGCTTCCGGATCTGATTACCTATTGCGCCCTGGGGGTTCTTCTCGGTGCGCGGCTAGGATACGTGCTGTTCTACGACTTCGCAACATTCATTGACTATCCCCTGGAAATTCTCAAGATTTGGAAGGGGGGGATGTCCTTTCACGGCGGTCTGCTGGGCGTGATGCTGGCCATTTGGCTCTATGCCCTGCGCAGTCGGCGTGGTTTTTTCCAGGTTGCCGATTTTGTCGCGCCGCTGGCCCCCATCGGAATCTGCGCCGGGCGCATCGGCAACTTCATCAATGGCGAACTGTGGGGGCGAACCACGGACGTGCCCTGGGCCATGATTTTCGCCGACCCGAACGCGGGATTTGTTCCCCGGCATCCCTCCCAGCTTTACCAGGCCTTCCTGGAGGGGCTGGTGCTGTTCATTGTGCTTTGGTCCTTTTCTTCCAAGCCCCGGCCCACCATGGCGGTGTCCGGGATGTTCGCCTTGCTCTACGGTGTTTTTCGCTTCAGTGTGGAGTTTTTTCGCGAACCGGATGCTCACCTGGGGTTTGTCGCCTTCCAGTGGATGAGCATGGGGCAGGTTCTGTCCTTGCCGATGGTCGCGGTGGGTGCGCTGTTGCTGTGGTTGGCCGGGAGGCGAAACGTGAAAAAAACAAGGGTTAGAAGCCAAGATATCGGGTTCAGGAGAAAGGAGAGAGAAAACGAGGATTGAGAGGCGAAGTGAAGTGATCAGGGCCGCCAGGCGTTTCCATCGTGCACATGCCGCAACAGGTTGCGGCATGTGTACGTTTTTTTTGGTTCTGAGAGGAAAAGAGGCGGTTCAGGTCCGGTATTTCGCGTTGATCCGAATGTACTCCTCGGTCAGGTCCGAGGCCAAAAGCGTGGAGTGACCGGGGCCGTTGCCCAGGGTGATTTCCAACTGGATGTCCTGGCGGCGCAAGGCCGCGGCCAGAAGACTGTCCCAGTCCATGGGGACCGGCGCTCCGTATTGAAAGATGGTTTGTCCGGCCAGGGCAACATCCACCTGATTGGGGTCGAATTCGGCCCCACTGCGGCCCAGGGCGGCCACGATCCGGCCCCAGTTTGGATCCTGGCCGTACATTGCGGTCTTGACCAGCGGGGAATGGCCCACTGCCCGGGCGGCCAGATCGGCCTGGCGATCGTCTTTGGCCCCGTGCACCCGAATATGGATCACCTTGGTCCCGCCCTCGGCATCCTGAACAATCAATCCGGCCAATTCGCCGCAGATCTGGTTCAGATTCGTGGCCAATGCAGCCAGATCGTCCTCGGCCAGATCTTGCCCGGCCATGCCGTTTGCC from the Desulfonatronum thioautotrophicum genome contains:
- the yihA gene encoding ribosome biogenesis GTP-binding protein YihA/YsxC, with product MTSPDDFQSPHPASLSLEKTIYTLEQMEQINVPQVALAGRSNVGKSSMLNCLANRKSLAKTSSVPGKTRSLNYYLVHPDHFYLVDLPGYGYAKRSKSERNAWGNLMRRFFTSNKSLAGLILILDSRLPPQLPDREMAAMALEQSLPLLPVLTKADKCTQREIAATKLAWTNLLGPESRPLLFSAKTRQGREMLWEQIRLLLSSSGTPMSEP
- a CDS encoding acyl-CoA thioesterase → MHSTCPSESTLTMAVQMLPQDANPYGSIHGGIIMKHIDTAAGIVAIRHVRGNAVTASIDRLDFHHPAYVGDLLMLKAGVNFVGRTSIEVGVRVEAENLLTGEIRHTASAYLTFVALDKKGRPTPARPYRPDTPDEVRRYEEAKVRREMRLAEKNREKARDERIKAQTG
- the lgt gene encoding prolipoprotein diacylglyceryl transferase codes for the protein MYHPQIDPVAFAIGPLEVRWYGLMYLVGFLAAWLLGHLRAKRPGSGWNPQELPDLITYCALGVLLGARLGYVLFYDFATFIDYPLEILKIWKGGMSFHGGLLGVMLAIWLYALRSRRGFFQVADFVAPLAPIGICAGRIGNFINGELWGRTTDVPWAMIFADPNAGFVPRHPSQLYQAFLEGLVLFIVLWSFSSKPRPTMAVSGMFALLYGVFRFSVEFFREPDAHLGFVAFQWMSMGQVLSLPMVAVGALLLWLAGRRNVKKTRVRSQDIGFRRKERENED